The following DNA comes from Ascaphus truei isolate aAscTru1 chromosome 1, aAscTru1.hap1, whole genome shotgun sequence.
CTGCGCTTTGGTCACAGCCAATCGTCATAGACCTGgttatataatatacataacactgcccccattgtactgcgctgcggagtATGTTGGCGCTttgcaaataaacgataataatccATTTTAGGGCCGAAGGGAACTAATGCCAGAGACATGTTACATCGGGGTAATTGTGCACCTGTAATTTTATTATATCACGTAATTTAGTGTAAACCACATgatctgagacttgggagggtctgatttcctctggctgctcccgcGTGTGTGATGTTAATCATGTCCTTGTACAGCCATAGCCCCCTCCCCTAATCTTTATTGGTAGTTGTCACAGGAGagcaggtcttttaacacattttataccgggatcatgcaACAGGCAAAACACAGAAATGAAATAAAAGGGGGTTATTTGgataaaaacctcggaaacacaacagaaatacaaaagacagaaatatacccacttactggggtctgggggttgaAATCTatcctttcctaggtgcagggcgcctgcttgctagggcttaccctgaccgggacctcgtcctggaactgatttcggcaggAAGTCCTGACCACGACCGCTACGTttgatttgtagaacttggctgCAGAAGTCGGGACTTggtctctgcgaggcagactttcctagcttcaataCAAAGCCGGTTCCTCTGCTGTTTGTAACAGAGCGACTTTGAAAAGTCAAGTCATAGGATGGTCTGTTTCTCTGACTCGGccgtctccttacatacactccgctaagctatccttagcatggaggtaggaggagcgaccaatcagagcgtgggatccctatcccactagccaatagaaacaggggctcgtctcttggctggcgtcagaggaggaggcgtgccagGCCGGCTCAAATAaccgggtgagcgggaaatatgaattggccaatgggagaagcgcctacGAGCTGGATCTCCCCTAGCTAACAAATTGCCaccactgggcaggctccacttaGTCTGGTagatacaaaaggtgtccccacagggtgccttTTGTTCCCCGGACCTGGCAATTTGCCCTTCCTCACCCACCAAACGATCTCACCtcctggacatcctctcctctaTGAACTACGGGCTCTATACAGACATGCCAGCGTCTACGCTGGTGCCCTGGCTGACCGTATAGAGTCTTATAACCAATGTATAAAACATTATAACATAACCTTTAATAAAGTATGGACTTTGAgtaaccttatacttataagggaaatggatttgggatttTTGGGCTCGAaactcaggagtctgggggacactgggcagcccgggtgtaattcaccctgcataccggcaaatcatgcctgctcgccggggagaatcAGGGGACTACCGGTAACATTGGCCCCTGAActgcaaacaaaacaattgcatttctacccaaatatcccacataaAACTTACACATGGACATTTTCATGAGTCTAGGACaaggggaacatgaaaagtggaaaagcaggggacactgTAACTTACATGTGATAATACCTGggccctggcttatggtgctaggtagctgccagggacccacggtgCCCagaggtaaccagatgggcttaacctttattgtacagCCTGGTTACCACCTGCCCATCTcaaccggagcaggagcgttattattggacagccggggaggagccgaGTGTCCGCGTCGGCTCAACAAGGacatcctctgctgccaccgccatCACCAGGATGTCTGCCGCTGCTCCCACGATGTCGCCTTTTttatattacttggctgttgatggttaggaggctggaatatattgttgataaccttccagaagttagctgggtttgatgtattctggttaagattgtcagagtaatattttgcttttgcatgccttgtttgccttgtgcacatgttccacaggcatctgtagttattaagatccttgatagtgccagttactttgtagctttccgCATCTTTAAAATGGTAAAGCACCtgaaggtcagttgtaacccatcgAAGTTGGGCTGCCTGTCTCTTATTCAGCGTAGTGGAGCATTATTCAGCGTAGTGGTGCCTGTCTCTTATTCAGCGtagggtatcacagagttttaagaactctggaaATAATCAaatgcagaatcggggtcgggtattaagttgattctgtacatggggcagttggtaagatcagccgGAAACTGTTGTGGGTGAAAGTGAAGTTTAGGGCTTAACTTGGGTGGTCTGATTTCCCttgcacagtacactattgcaggggagcgcaaacttttggcgcTGTACCCACCTGCCTTGCTTCCCCTGGTgctcacgcccctcccccccttaccttgatgcagcatcaaatgatgccatggggtcatgtgacatcatgccaCGTGACCCGCCGCATCTCCGCTCCGTGGCAACACAGTGTCAAATGGAGACTAGTCCTGAAGCCAGCAGAATCAAggtaagttgagttgcagaggcctcatgtgatccccaaggcatttaaattaaatgccagggaagagcgctgggcctctacaaccgccacgcccccaccaccccccagacAAATCAATGGCAGGTAGGGTACCAGAGGATTGGGACTAGAggatagaatccagtctagcaaggaatagtTGAGATTTTAGGTTTGTTCTATCCAAATCTGAGTACCACCGTGTGCTGTCACCCTGGCAGGTCCATATTGTTGTATGGCTGATGGAACTTGTATAGCGACTATTCCTTAGCATATGATATATACTTGGATAGGAATGACTGgcacacactgcttacattgTTACCACCTACTTATATGGAGAAAATCTAAATGTGATTGACTCTGGAACCTACACAAAACCTACACGTGGAACCTACACAGAAACGCTGAGTGCGCAATAATTGCACAGCTAACTGAACCTGGCGACGTTCTATTGTGATTAATTCTCCTCCCCTAATACTGGGGGTGCATAGGTGTACAGCCGCCATTAGCGGTTATCCTTTGTGATCGATCAGTCATCATAGACCTAATATGGTCAAAATGGCTTTTGCAGGCAGGTAAaccctgtatacagtatgtgagatCCAATTTGGCTCACCTGCTGGGTTAGAAGAGCCACCTACCTGCTAACTCCTACAGAATACCCAGAGGAGTATGACACAAATCTCCAGATGTAAATACATATCCAGTGATTTACAAAGAGTTGATCCTATGGATCCATCTGAATACTCCTACTGTCCTATGTCTGCATCCTGACCGCACCACCGGGGATTACAATTTTGACACTAAATATTTTTCACAAAGCGAGTTAATTATTCTAATAAagctttattttaattattttgttccCTAGAGGTACACTAGCTATGACCACTCATCTTTTACCAATGGCCATATCGGATATATTTCCTGATGTACAGCCCAGGTGTGTTACATCAGTCAGTACAATACTTGATTTGAAGACTATCTGTCTGATATTATATATGTACATTTTGTGGACGAGTGCAAGATTGGGAAATCTTTTTGATCCTTTGTGGATCACCTTGAATatactggccactaacccattaattaccactgtggtaattaaggagttaatccgattggctggtgtacaatgtgacagggattttttttttttgtgtgtgtgtgtgacgtcttaaagggagggaagccagccaatcaggaaggatatGCTTCCCTGCCTTTTAAGATAAGGTAGTcagaaaaaaatggctgccgtcacatggtgcttcaaccaatcagattgggggtgtaccatgtgatgcaaCGCATGGTAACATTTGTTTAAACTCTCCCGATAACgttggcctgtaacttgggaagcaaggggtccccaaggctgaaatgaatgtggttcagctctggagaccctctgcctcaatactgtatttaaagaaaatgaaagcCCTGTGAACGCCTGTTAGAGGCGCTCagctagagtgactgattcagtctctgtTACTGTGCgtcttacagacaggtgaaacCCTGTAGCATtgacacagcgcgagtcccatttaaagcgcagggacccccgctgtgttaatccggtgggccattaggctccctacctgcacggtgcggggctgggggttCAACCGTGGTAAAAGCCAATGGAAAGCGACTAAACCAGATAATGGATCTGTATGTTTATTTGCGGTGAAgcttatgtatgtgtgtatctgtatcgcACATTTGTATACATTTGCATTAGGACAAATGTCGATCCGAGTTTTATAtcactttttatatataaaaaaaattacgtCCACTGGCCGCTTTCTCTTTACCTAAATATGCAGAGAAACAGGTTCCCCGGGCTCTCCTTATATAAGTTATATCAAGTTACTATGGTTGTTGCTCACTTCTCCAAAGGGCCCATATCCTATAACATGAAGAGGAGAGTACAACAGATGTCTATTCCAGACAATGTTATTAAGCGAAAGGAAACCCGCGTGTTGACCGGACACAGCAGCCTTTATCTAGCTGGTGCCCGCACCTTGATGAAGGCGGCTGTGTCCGGCCCAAACATTGGGTTTCTTTGGCTAAATAACATTTGCTGAAATCTCTTTATAAATGTATCATCTTGTTCTGTGGGATTGCAGGATGTTCCTGCCGGGTACAAAGAGGCTGAATGTGAGAAACTGGAGGTGTCGGATAAGGGAGAAAATAATGAGAGGATGAGGGTGTGAGGGATCAAACCCCCCTATTTAATATGGTGAGAAGTGGGGTCAGGTGAGGGGAAGTTACTGCGCTGTTTCCTCTGCATTACCCACTTCTTACCGTAGCAAATAGAAAAGGGAGATGGTGTCAGTATGGAGCAGAACCGCTGGACCCGAGAGAGAATCGGGAGCATTTATCCGCCTCTCGGATGCCAAACGGGAGCATCAGATGTACCTGCTTTTTACCCTAGTGTAGCACAGTACAGCGTGTTACTATGTTGCACTAAGAGGACATCACTATTCCAGTGTTTGAAATTAAGTTCCTGTTTGAGGATGGACCATATGTTTGTTTTGGCGCCCCTGTCTCCTCTGACTCATTTGGGGCTGTTTTATGTTAATAATATTAGGTTTGAAAGCTTatactaaatgctgtatatttgtccaAGAAAACAGATCATACTAATTACATTTCTTCTCTTTTATACAGGCACAGCTGTCACCCAACAAATATAAACCAAGGAACCTCCTATCTCAGCACCTtcagaggggcactgcccactaccagcatggacagaggggcactgcccactaccagcatggacagaggggcactgcccactaccagcatggacagaggggcactgcccactaccagcatggacagaggggcactgcccactacTAGCATGGACAGAGGGACACTGCCCACTActagcatggacagaggagcactgcccactaccagcatggacggtggagcactgcccactaccagcatggacagaggagcactgcccactaccagcatggacagaggggcactgcccactaccagcatggacagaggggcactgcccactaccagcatggacagaggggcactgcccactaccagcatggacagaggggcactgcccactaccagcatggacagaggggcactgcccactaccagcatggacagaggggcactgcccactaccagcagggacagaggagcactgcccactaccagcatggacagaggggcactgcccactaccagcatggacagaggggcactgcccactaccagcatggacagaggggcactgccccccactaccagcatggaacCACGCTTGTTAAGTGAGTATAGTAGATATATGTTCTAGCTCGGCTTAAACTCATTAGTGTTCTTCTAGTGGAAGCTCTGGACTTTCTGTTGGCACCGGCAGTTTGTGTCTTATATACTTGAACTTGTTGTGATTCTGTTTACACTGGCATCCCATGACGTAATGTGTGGCTGGTCTGTAATTGCTGATTGGCTGACAGGTTAGTGTGTGGATCTCACATATAGGTTTTATTAGGACTCTATTTGCACCTAGGAGGTGTTTATGTTCAGGGTGTAAGGGAAGTACAATTGATCTGTTGATCAGTGGGAACCGGCCAGTAGAAGGAGCTTatcccccgaaacgttgccccccttaaaATTGTGAAGGGGATTACTCCGTATAAATACTACCCCCACTTGGGCTATTAACTCAACCCCAGATGAAGCATTATAACACGAAACGTGTAGAGGCAAGCAGTTCACACGCACCGTGACGTAGGACGCTTGGGACCGTGAAGTCTGCAGTCCACACTCCCCTATGAGGACACCGCGGACAGCTGCTCTGGTGTTTGCTGCACCTTATACTGAGTGCCGGGACTTTTTTCCAGATCCCCCATGTATGCGGGTCTTTGGTTGCCAACAAACAGGACTGAGCTGAGTTTATAACATCTAAGTCCTGGTTTTGGGGACAAATGAAGGCGTTTAATTTTTATTCAGTACGTTTCTCTgtgcgctttttcttttcttttagttTTTCTGATCAACTAGTTAATACACTCACTAACGGGTAACTATCTCACCTGTATTTGATTGACTCGTGGCAACAATTATCCAATAACTGGAAGCCTGAAGATTACTATTTGACTCATTTTCTATAGCCCTCATTGGGAAACCAGTCTGGCGATATATAGCCATTAATATAGTGACTAAAACTATACCTCCAGTTTTTGGTTATATTATACAGCAAGTCACAATCATCAACAGGTAACTACCTACCTCACCTGTACTTGATTGACTCTTGGCAACAATCATCCAATAGCTGGAGACCTGGAGACTAGTATTTGGCCCCTTGTATAGTCTCACTGGGAGACTAATTAGTCTACTAGTCCTGCTATACAGCCACTAATATAGTTATTATAACCACCGCTCTAGCTTTTGGCTACATCACACAGGAAGTCTGTGTGGCCACGTATTAACCATTTCCTTTCATAATTGGAGTAATGTGGCTGATTAGTGAACACACGGCTCACACCTTACTCACTAGACATTGCTTCTAATCTGTCcttcattttctgtatttttggaCCATTACCAAGCAGTTTCTGGTGGTCTCAACACAGTGGACCTAATCTCCATTATTTACAGCTTCTATAGCCTagtgccagggtgggcaaccctgttgccattcgccacttgtggtgaATTGGCAGTCAAGGTGTGGCGAAGTGcggcaagcgcgagtcccccccctcctccccccagcaagCGCGACTGCCCCCGGCCCTCCCCCGGCAAGCGTGACTCCTCCCGCCTCAGCaagcgcttgttcagcgctgccagtaacagagacacatacacggCAGTAATGTTTGATGCAGGTATTGCAGTCACAGGGAAGACATTACCACATGGTAAACTGAAACCTAAATACAGATTACTTGATAGCCGAGGGAAGAACCATAGCAGACAATACAGGTCTCAAAAGAGAGCCTTAAATGTGGCAACAGTCAATCCACAGTAGGTAAAACCAACAATTTAAATTAGGAGAATGACTGTGGATGAAGAATTACCAGGCAGAGAACATCAGTGTTAAGCTACCATCCTGAAGACATGCCGTCTGCAACTTTCCAGTtacatgtttaaagggttaaacctaggtgattgatgttttttttacccaaatctgacaccaatAAGGATTCATTTAGAAACATTATGAGCTAATACTTGGGGTTGATTTCATTTCCCATTTGTCTGTTGTTACTGTGTGCACAGCAAGTACTTGCAAagtcacacacagccccctctccccttatctGTATCATCTCTCTGATGAGGACAAAATATGcacagggtaaagaaaacacttggttgACAAGCACTTTcctattcagaggcccctaataaATTGAACTAGTTAATTGGCAGTCAAAGTGTGGGCGAATTGAGTAACTACTTGTTGTTTCCCATTGTAatagggagcgtggcagcaagCACaagtcccctcccatccccctggcaAGCGCGAGTACGCCGTCGGCAGCGGCGCTAGTGCTGAGGGGACAAGCGGAGGAGAAATAACacattttcgcatgcgcaacataatacctcaatttttacatggtgtggctattttcacttcaaattcgccacacttgtggctacattgaaaaataggttgcccacccctggcctagtggatatactgcatacCACTGTCTGATACGCtgtatttttaacattttgtTGTGCCCTCAATATTTTTagggtttttgcttattaaaattattttaatttactAATTCACACAACACGTCATATGGGCTTTTTCCTACCACATTCTGGTCCTTCGCAGAACAACATTTGTGCCTTGCCAGCACCCCTGAGCTACTATTTATCTACGACAATCGATCTGTGAGTGCACGTTATTTGGGTTTTATTTCCCGTCCGATCTCTTAGGGGGGGGTACCTCTTCCCGTTATGCATCACCTAGTGCACCCAGATCGCACTTTATTATtaggtgagcagggggttcctttATCAAGATTTAGCAACAGCCTGATTGTGAccgaaggaaagggaggagtccaATATTTAACCAATTGGGTGAATGGTAGTGTTACTGATTGACATGGTGACGCAAAATGGAGCAATTGGACCTGGCTTAAATGTCCATGTAATGTTCTCCTGCCTATCTTTTCACTATATAGATTTCTGTCTGGTTGAGTTACgtagtagattaggttgaaaaaaccTGTCCATCAAGTTAAACCGATACTAAATTTAGGTGACCGATATTTATCATGTATTTGTATTTCAGTAatttgatacagaggaaggcaaacaaaaagcccagtgacacattatcccaactttgagacatcattggataattaTCTCACTAGTATGAAAGACAAGGAGTTACTTACCTTTACGTCTCATGGACAATGTCAATGTAAATAATAATTTGGAGGATGTGAATGTACACATTtatcattttgtttttattactgTATTGATTATCAAAATTATTTAACTGTATGATCTGTCGGAAACAAATTTCAGGTCTTTAGGAACCCACCACGAAAATGATTGCGAGCCACTAGATATCGAGGGGCCACCATTTTAAAGCCATGGTATTAGAGTGAAAGAGAATATTTTGTTAATTTGTAATTATAAAGTCATTTctgcaaagtatattttattagtaATTTGATTTACAGATTGAAAAATTTTcagttttgtcttttttgtttattTCTCTTAGAAAACTGCCTAAATGATGAGCAGAACTGGAGTGGGAAACGGTTTAGTACCAAGAACAACCTCCTCAAACATCAGATTATTcctacaggggagaaacctttcacatgtacagagtgtgagaaaaGCTTTTCAAGGAAGAGCTTCCTCCTCAAACACCAGAggagtcacacaggggagaaacctttcacatgtaaagATTGTGGGAAAAGGTTTTCTAAAAAGAACAACCTCCGTAGCCATGAGAGGATTCACAcgggggagaaacctttcacatgtacagagtgtgggaaaagttttTCTCTGAGGCGCACCCTACAAAGCCatgagaggattcatacaggcgagaaacctttcacatgtacagagtgtgggaaaaggttTACTCATAAAGGCAACCTCCTTAGCCATGagaagattcacacaggggagaaacctttcacatgtaaagATTGTGGGAAAAGGTTTTCTAGGAAGAACAGCCTCCTTAGCCATGAGAGGATTCACAcgggggagaaacctttcacatgtaaagATTGTGGGAAAACGTTTTCTCATAAGAACAGCCTCCATAGCCatgagaggattcatacaggggagaaatcTTCAATATGTACAAAGTGTGGGAAAAACTCTACCCAGAATAGCAACCTCCTTGCACAACgcaggattcatacaggggagcaAGGTTTCACATGTGCAGTGTGTGGGAAAAAGTTTTCTCGGAAGAGCAGCCTCCAAAGCCATGAGGGGATTCACATAGGGAAGAAACCTTTCCCATGCACGGAGTGTGAGAAAAGCTTTTCAAATGAGAGCTGCCTCCAGCTACACAAGAGGATTCACACatgggagaaacctttcacatgtacagagtgtgggaaaacaTTTTCTTGTAAGAAAATGTTAATCATACACCAGAAGATTCATACAGtagagaaacctttcacatgtacagagtgtggggaaaGCTTTAAACATAAGAGCAGCTTCCGTAAACACGAGAGGAGTCACACAGGGAAGAAACCTtatacatgtacagtgtgtgggaaaagcttttcacatAGTGGCCGCTTCCACAAACatcagaggattcacacaggggagaaatctttcacatgtacagtgtgtggaaaAATATTTTCTCGTAAATGTAGCTGCCTCACACACCACAGGATTCATACAGGTGAGAATTAATGTGCTTGTTCAGAGTAGGGTTGTACAAAATACCAGTTGCATAGCAATACCATGGTGTTAAAAAGGCTGTTACCATAATACAGTGGGTTCTCGCTTATCTGACATAATGCATCCTGCAAACGGCTGTCGGATAACGGCCCATTGGTTTGCGGGTGCCATGTTATTCGGTGGCGCTGACCGTCGGATAAGTGGGTCCGTCATCAGATAATGCGTCCAGCGGACAGCATTATATGACATCGGATAAGGCATCCATCGGAAACCGGGACATCGGATAGTGAGGACCCACTGTAATTATGATAATTTTTTGCCATGTTCCGATCTGCTGGCTGCAGAGAGCTGTGTGGGGTGGATTTatcagagagagaggtgagggtaaGTCTGGCAGAGTGAGGAATCAGGTTGGTCTgtcagagaggggagggaagcgGGTCTGGAAGCTCCATggcttttaaatgctgctgcaAGTAAGCCTCCTGCTGGTAATTtcatcccttcctcccctcccacgTGCCTCTTATCCCCTTCTTCTCTGACTCAACCCAGAGAGGGAATTTGAAAGAATGCACAGCACGCAAAATCAAAGTCAGGAAGGAGCAGACAAAGACATATACTAAGTC
Coding sequences within:
- the LOC142469360 gene encoding uncharacterized protein LOC142469360, whose translation is MDRGALPTTSMDRGALPTTSMDRGALPTTSMDRGALPTTSMDRGTLPTTSMDRGALPTTSMDGGALPTTSMDRGALPTTSMDRGALPTTSMDRGALPTTSMDRGALPTTSMDRGALPTTSMDRGALPTTSMDRGALPTTSRDRGALPTTSMDRGALPTTSMDRGALPTTSMDRGALPPTTSMEPRLLKNCLNDEQNWSGKRFSTKNNLLKHQIIPTGEKPFTCTECEKSFSRKSFLLKHQRSHTGEKPFTCKDCGKRFSKKNNLRSHERIHTGEKPFTCTECGKSFSLRRTLQSHERIHTGEKPFTCTECGKRFTHKGNLLSHEKIHTGEKPFTCKDCGKRFSRKNSLLSHERIHTGEKPFTCKDCGKTFSHKNSLHSHERIHTGEKSSICTKCGKNSTQNSNLLAQRRIHTGEQGFTCAVCGKKFSRKSSLQSHEGIHIGKKPFPCTECEKSFSNESCLQLHKRIHTWEKPFTCTECGKTFSCKKMLIIHQKIHTVEKPFTCTECGESFKHKSSFRKHERSHTGKKPYTCTVCGKSFSHSGRFHKHQRIHTGEKSFTCTVCGKIFSRKCSCLTHHRIHTGEN